A stretch of the Archangium violaceum genome encodes the following:
- a CDS encoding imm11 family protein produces MAKNYFKLTDDMTWPDRWLLGDPIDEQGKEVRGRQFMSGEPTRFDGRLRVPVYHPGSSLDFTRVDTGGFPVVSEKVARVLAELAPGDVQLIPAEVESRPETYFVVNVARRVKCIDEVASEEVRYGEPEDNWPDELGYYEAVYGMRIDPTQVGDAKVFRPWGYTGSLLVAEDVKEALERTGATGLNFTQVTGPSPISDEERAYKRRCRELLDPPLAARRAAWKCLGAVDELAVVPRAICYEWPGHRQDWRVIHREAGRLLLVSEGLSDPFIARLEPSVGFGLELALETEQTELHLDSIEGSWPFTLLERVSKEVVAHENVRERAKAGLVALEVAGTGMPATLVTQEGRVGALLGLESRTLPRRFPTPFGDVRLVTVKALLPAELEYVLKRGEAGLDELARRFAETGEEHVSRASRQAVV; encoded by the coding sequence ATGGCGAAAAACTATTTCAAGCTGACCGACGACATGACCTGGCCGGACCGCTGGTTGTTGGGAGACCCCATCGACGAGCAGGGCAAAGAGGTACGTGGACGGCAGTTCATGAGCGGCGAGCCCACCCGTTTTGACGGGCGCCTTCGCGTCCCGGTCTACCATCCTGGCTCTTCTCTCGACTTCACGCGCGTGGACACGGGGGGCTTCCCCGTGGTCTCCGAAAAGGTGGCCCGCGTTCTGGCCGAACTGGCTCCCGGCGACGTTCAACTGATCCCCGCCGAAGTGGAGTCGCGGCCAGAGACCTACTTCGTGGTCAACGTCGCGCGCCGGGTGAAGTGCATTGATGAAGTAGCCTCGGAGGAGGTGCGGTACGGGGAACCGGAAGACAACTGGCCCGACGAGCTTGGATATTATGAGGCCGTTTACGGCATGCGCATCGACCCCACCCAGGTGGGCGATGCCAAGGTGTTTCGTCCCTGGGGTTACACAGGGTCCCTGCTTGTTGCCGAAGACGTGAAGGAGGCCCTCGAGCGCACTGGTGCCACTGGGCTCAACTTCACGCAAGTCACCGGGCCCAGCCCCATCAGCGATGAGGAGCGCGCCTACAAGCGGAGGTGCCGCGAGCTTCTGGACCCCCCCCTAGCCGCCAGACGCGCAGCGTGGAAATGCCTCGGCGCGGTGGACGAGCTGGCCGTCGTCCCCAGGGCCATCTGCTACGAATGGCCGGGCCACCGGCAAGACTGGCGTGTCATCCATCGGGAGGCAGGGCGCCTCCTCCTCGTCTCCGAGGGCCTTTCGGACCCCTTCATCGCCCGTCTGGAGCCCTCGGTGGGTTTTGGCCTGGAGCTCGCTCTAGAGACGGAGCAGACGGAACTGCACCTCGATTCCATCGAGGGAAGCTGGCCCTTCACTCTGCTGGAGCGAGTCTCCAAGGAGGTGGTGGCCCACGAGAACGTGCGAGAGAGGGCCAAGGCGGGCCTCGTTGCGCTGGAGGTAGCGGGGACGGGCATGCCCGCGACCCTCGTCACCCAGGAGGGCCGGGTGGGCGCGCTACTTGGCCTGGAGTCGCGCACACTGCCAAGGCGGTTTCCCACGCCGTTCGGCGACGTGCGGCTCGTCACCGTCAAGGCCCTCCTTCCCGCCGAGCTGGAGTACGTGTTGAAGCGTGGCGAGGCGGGCCTGGACGAGTTGGCGCGGCGCTTCGCGGAAACCGGGGAGGAGCACGTCTCCCGCGCCAGCCGACAAGCAGTGGTGTAG
- the sitA5 gene encoding SitA5 family polymorphic toxin → MPTRLPGARPSGARLSPCFGVWALIVLFQFACATGTPHGSLLVGYRYNPLTSPPAPHVRVAATAEPGLESAPVYVVDFMEPGNVATRPVPIPRAEFQQAFQRLARDVRLKRKSPREAAHEFLSLVATKPDDPWVTMTGYWEVEQHYRSAPTWTPLRQDGPVELIPEAEAALKQKYLKWCEHQGGGDCLGLLDDGPYLRADDRRAFALALAFGRVLEETRDALKAELLDVQMLVSMVVWTVALYCMMWVVPEPTTKALAAGMTLLLMGYLGLETVYGLMDGWARMADTAHHATTLEELRTAGEEFGEVLGEDAARAMILAVSTLAGHSLGQVVARVKSLPRFKLAGAQFEAQGGAAVMEHVEVVETTLAAEGALAKAVAAVETVATSPQGPMAVVMLKKGPGAGTGTALGGRSAETVIRHRGGNRQVQLSNGQRWHLPRGKSIADIPAEDKMGDMLQEAVTKAAKKWGPDRLSRNEREAIDEALKKGEYWLARLLEREARGRFVHEEVKAQVRGSLQFKHQGVDVFDLKTGRKYEILSGTESNLARHGRRMAGEFFRMLTF, encoded by the coding sequence GTGCCCACCCGTCTTCCTGGTGCTCGCCCTTCGGGCGCGCGTCTGAGCCCCTGCTTTGGTGTCTGGGCCCTCATCGTCCTCTTCCAGTTCGCGTGTGCCACGGGCACCCCACACGGCAGTCTCCTCGTCGGCTACCGCTACAACCCGCTCACGTCCCCGCCGGCCCCCCATGTGCGTGTGGCCGCCACGGCGGAGCCCGGGCTCGAGTCCGCCCCCGTGTACGTGGTGGACTTCATGGAGCCCGGCAACGTCGCTACTCGGCCGGTGCCCATACCGAGGGCCGAGTTCCAACAGGCGTTCCAGCGCCTCGCTCGCGACGTGCGGTTGAAGCGGAAGTCGCCGCGCGAGGCCGCCCACGAGTTTCTGAGCCTTGTGGCGACGAAGCCGGACGACCCATGGGTCACCATGACGGGTTACTGGGAGGTGGAGCAGCACTACCGCTCGGCCCCCACCTGGACACCCCTACGTCAGGATGGCCCGGTTGAGCTCATTCCCGAGGCCGAAGCAGCCCTCAAGCAGAAGTACCTGAAGTGGTGTGAGCACCAGGGTGGCGGCGACTGCCTCGGCCTGCTGGACGATGGGCCCTACTTGCGCGCCGATGATCGGCGGGCGTTTGCCCTGGCCCTGGCCTTTGGCAGGGTCCTCGAGGAGACGCGCGATGCACTGAAGGCCGAGCTGCTGGACGTGCAGATGCTCGTCTCCATGGTCGTCTGGACGGTGGCCCTCTACTGCATGATGTGGGTGGTGCCCGAGCCGACCACCAAGGCCCTTGCCGCCGGAATGACCCTCCTCCTGATGGGCTACCTGGGCCTCGAGACGGTGTACGGGCTGATGGACGGCTGGGCCCGCATGGCCGACACGGCGCACCACGCCACCACCCTCGAGGAACTGCGCACGGCGGGCGAGGAATTCGGCGAGGTGCTGGGCGAGGATGCGGCCCGGGCCATGATTCTCGCCGTGTCCACACTCGCTGGGCACTCGCTGGGGCAGGTGGTGGCGCGAGTGAAGTCGCTTCCGCGCTTCAAGCTCGCGGGGGCGCAGTTCGAGGCGCAGGGCGGCGCCGCCGTCATGGAGCACGTGGAAGTCGTGGAGACGACGCTCGCGGCGGAGGGAGCCCTGGCCAAGGCGGTGGCGGCGGTGGAAACGGTGGCCACCTCACCGCAGGGCCCCATGGCCGTGGTCATGCTCAAGAAGGGGCCGGGCGCCGGGACGGGAACGGCGCTGGGAGGACGCTCCGCCGAAACCGTCATTCGTCACCGGGGCGGCAACAGACAGGTGCAACTCAGCAATGGGCAGCGCTGGCACTTACCTCGAGGCAAATCGATTGCGGATATTCCCGCCGAGGACAAGATGGGGGATATGCTCCAGGAGGCCGTCACCAAGGCCGCCAAGAAGTGGGGGCCCGACAGGCTCTCGCGCAACGAGCGAGAGGCCATCGACGAAGCCCTGAAGAAGGGCGAATACTGGCTGGCGAGACTGCTGGAACGCGAGGCCCGGGGGCGGTTCGTGCACGAAGAGGTCAAAGCCCAGGTGCGAGGCAGCCTTCAGTTCAAACACCAGGGAGTGGACGTGTTTGACCTGAAGACGGGCCGCAAGTACGAGATTCTCTCCGGCACGGAGTCGAATCTGGCGCGTCACGGCAGGCGCATGGCGGGCGAGTTCTTCCGGATGCTCACCTTCTGA
- a CDS encoding pentapeptide repeat-containing protein, with translation MGWLENVLIEDKEIANERLELTDKNSLYFLGPNLLLRNCTVILKVSARNLLIVGARFIDCTFEVKQELKNHQQWVFASLAGCRFKGRLSGCDFGHWPDYSERAGHGSIENCDFTEARLDGCRIMGSDPATLRFPKWPCFTILDPIRRARELNSVQWPGGFRPIVVEGQYRDPPCTTAVTLYAPALARRRETTEKAFRAVVEQFDCIVY, from the coding sequence ATGGGGTGGCTGGAGAACGTCCTCATTGAGGACAAGGAGATTGCAAACGAGCGGCTGGAGTTGACGGACAAGAATTCGCTCTATTTCCTTGGCCCCAACCTGTTGCTTAGAAACTGCACCGTCATCCTAAAGGTCTCCGCCAGGAACTTGCTCATCGTTGGGGCTCGGTTCATCGACTGCACCTTCGAGGTGAAGCAGGAACTGAAGAACCACCAACAGTGGGTGTTCGCATCCTTGGCGGGGTGCCGGTTCAAGGGGCGCCTGTCGGGCTGCGACTTCGGGCACTGGCCTGACTACTCAGAGAGGGCGGGGCACGGCTCCATCGAAAACTGCGACTTCACCGAGGCCCGCCTGGATGGCTGCCGCATCATGGGGTCGGACCCAGCCACCCTTCGCTTTCCCAAGTGGCCCTGCTTCACCATCCTGGATCCCATCAGGCGAGCCCGCGAGCTCAACAGCGTCCAATGGCCGGGAGGTTTTCGCCCCATTGTCGTGGAGGGTCAGTACAGGGATCCTCCCTGCACAACGGCAGTAACGCTCTACGCTCCGGCCCTCGCCAGGCGACGCGAGACCACCGAGAAAGCATTCAGAGCGGTCGTTGAGCAGTTCGACTGCATCGTCTACTGA
- a CDS encoding type I polyketide synthase codes for MSQSEAEYLSRLRSAVVALREMQDELDAVNYARTEPIAIIGMGCRFPGGASTPESFWKLLDKGVDTITEVPADRWGEDPFHYLDPTHPEQRATRWGAFLKERMDLFDPHFFGISPREAVNLDPQQRMVLEVTWEALERAGIAPEQLSGTRAGVFLGLNTNDYEQYGLFTDPKKLDIYTATGNGHCFPPGRLSYALGLQGPSMAVDTACSSSLVAVHLACQSLRNGESSLAIAGGVNAMVLPWLTYIFARSQALSPDGRCKTFDAQANGYVRGEGCGMIILKRLSDAQKDGDRVLAVIRGSAVNQDGRSTGLTAPNALAQQAMLRQALESARLSAADISYVETHGTGTALGDPIEVQALADVIGPPREDGSQCVLGAVKSNVGHLEAAAGITGLIKAVLAMQHEAIPTNLHFKRLNPRIQLEGTSLTLATKKLEWKKGKKRRYAGVNSFGISGTNAHVILEEAPDVEPLAPEQSPPERVLTLSARGAPSLEMLAREYVKYLGPEGEGQPWSERDIAFTAALRRTHYKQRLAVVGRTRDEWRQSLEAYLAGEKPGNVSRSEVTGEKSKVVFVFPGQGSQWEGMGRKLLQQEPVFRAALEECDAAIRQETGWSLLEELQASGEQSRLDRIDVIQPALFAMSVGLAALWKSWGVQPDAVIGHSMGEIAAAYVAGALSLQDAASIICRRSNLMRRLSGRGAMALVELSLEQAREEVKGLEQKLSVAVSNGPRATVLSGEPQALEEVIQKLEKRGVFCRRIKVDVASHSPQMDELRGELLGALSSVKGLAPRITLQSTVVGRPVAEGELSANYWVSNLREPVLFAQGVDQLLKSGHDVYLEMSPHPILLPSVQEALADAKSKGLAVALLRREQDDRRVLLESVAALHTHGLSVDWKQVNGAQGQIVPLPTYQWQRERYWVDASMQVAPLARGQALRAGEVLHPLMGRSFSLSIMPGTRCWEQSLSVEAVPYLSDHRVQGEVVVPGAAYVEMGLAAAAAVFGQKPYVLEGASFERMLALPARKARTVQVSLTEQQGGEATFQVSSQAETGSGWVRHATGRLKQLGGTREAVRGEEPRRIRERCPVNMQGSAYYPLVEKQHIHYGPGFQGVQELWQGTDEVLGRVRLPDAAATQLAAYQLHPALLDACFQVLGALLFAPGGKPAEGGEPYVPVGVESLRVHRRPEREVWAHGRLRPVEKEAKTYLWDISLLDEAGGVFAEVKGLRVQRLEGEVSTRQVGEEWLYTLEWKRHEGALPEQGPEGGEGAWLLLLDEAKTGNALAGLLEARGQRCVKVVAAERYEKLEPGLFRVDATSPEDYRRVLKEAFGEAGCRGVVHLGSLDVGGPEDEERARRMGSQSALYLAQALVRHGWSDTPRLWLVTRGAHAVKQGEDVAVAQAPLWGFGRALALEHPELRTTLVDVGSGDAQARARALFGELGAPDGETQVAWREEGRYVARLVRGTYEALGGEPVELKADATYLLTGGLGGLGLTVAKWMVGKGARNLVLMGRGEPTEAARQVLQELETAGAHVRVERADVSRREQVEAVLKRVEKELPPLKGVLHAAVVLEDRTVLELDGERFDKPMGAKVRGAWNLHTLTADKALDFFVLYSSGASLLGSPGQTNYAAANAFMDALAHHRRSQGLTGLSINWGAFSDVGQAAAQANRGERLLHRGVGSIKPAQGTAVLERLLSGRAAQVAVMHLEARRWLESYPGASSPLWAELLAEPGQGQGEEAGTTNIREELRQAGPEQRKTLLEEYLRKQMARVLRLEPSRVERHEAFTNMGLDSLMSLELRNRLEASLGLKLSATLLFTYPDLASLTEYLLGQPALTGEAAGGTEPAESKGATGSERSWFGFTRKWPKEHLRLFCIPGVGASASFFRAWAPLMPEGMGLYPIELPAHGSRIAEPHLERMEVLIPALAKALQPHLGERFALFGHSMGSLYAFELTRYLREQGLAPEHLFVSSFRAPHQPMPSSIALRLSDKEFLEMSRQRGFITEEFGREHDTELMRTYLPTLRKDFALLESYSYEEQEPLDMPLTVFASTQDRIIPSTQLDAWGQHTRGRLSTYLFEGDHFFVREAGEKLLPLISEKLSPG; via the coding sequence ATGAGCCAGTCTGAAGCCGAATACCTTTCACGTTTGCGCAGTGCGGTCGTCGCCCTCCGGGAGATGCAGGACGAGCTGGATGCCGTGAACTACGCCCGGACGGAGCCCATCGCCATCATCGGCATGGGGTGCCGCTTCCCGGGAGGCGCGTCGACGCCGGAGTCGTTCTGGAAGCTGCTCGACAAGGGCGTGGACACCATCACCGAGGTCCCCGCGGACCGCTGGGGAGAGGATCCGTTCCACTACCTGGACCCCACGCACCCCGAGCAGCGCGCCACGCGCTGGGGCGCCTTCCTGAAGGAGCGGATGGACCTGTTCGATCCGCACTTCTTCGGCATCTCGCCGCGCGAGGCGGTGAACCTGGACCCCCAGCAGCGCATGGTGCTGGAGGTGACGTGGGAGGCGCTGGAGCGCGCGGGCATCGCCCCCGAGCAGCTCTCCGGGACGCGCGCGGGCGTGTTCCTGGGCCTCAACACCAACGACTACGAGCAGTACGGCCTCTTCACGGATCCCAAGAAGCTGGACATCTACACGGCCACGGGCAACGGGCACTGCTTCCCGCCGGGCCGGCTGTCCTATGCGCTGGGCCTCCAGGGGCCGAGCATGGCGGTGGACACGGCGTGCTCCTCGTCGCTGGTGGCGGTGCACCTGGCCTGCCAGAGCCTGCGCAATGGCGAGAGCTCGCTGGCCATCGCGGGCGGCGTGAACGCCATGGTGCTGCCGTGGCTGACGTACATCTTCGCGCGCTCGCAGGCGCTGTCTCCGGACGGGCGGTGCAAGACGTTCGACGCGCAGGCCAACGGCTACGTGCGCGGCGAGGGCTGCGGGATGATCATCCTCAAGCGCCTGTCGGACGCCCAGAAGGACGGTGACCGCGTCCTCGCCGTCATCCGGGGCTCGGCGGTCAACCAGGATGGCCGCTCCACGGGCCTCACGGCGCCCAACGCGCTGGCCCAGCAGGCCATGCTGCGCCAGGCCCTGGAGAGCGCGAGGCTGTCCGCCGCGGACATCTCGTACGTGGAGACGCACGGCACGGGAACGGCGCTGGGAGACCCCATCGAGGTGCAGGCACTGGCGGATGTGATCGGCCCGCCGCGAGAGGATGGCTCGCAGTGCGTGCTGGGCGCGGTGAAGTCGAACGTGGGCCACCTGGAGGCGGCGGCGGGTATCACCGGCCTCATCAAGGCGGTGCTGGCCATGCAGCACGAGGCCATCCCCACCAACCTGCACTTCAAGCGGCTCAACCCGCGCATCCAGCTGGAAGGGACGTCGCTCACCCTCGCCACGAAGAAGCTGGAGTGGAAGAAGGGCAAGAAGCGGCGCTACGCGGGCGTCAACTCGTTCGGCATCAGCGGCACCAACGCGCACGTGATTCTGGAGGAGGCCCCGGACGTCGAGCCGCTCGCGCCGGAGCAGTCTCCCCCCGAGCGCGTCCTCACGCTCTCGGCTCGAGGCGCTCCGTCCCTGGAGATGCTGGCGCGCGAGTATGTGAAGTACCTCGGCCCCGAGGGTGAGGGACAGCCCTGGAGCGAGCGCGACATCGCCTTCACCGCCGCCCTGCGCCGGACTCATTACAAGCAGCGCCTCGCCGTCGTCGGCCGCACCCGGGACGAGTGGCGCCAGTCCCTCGAGGCCTACCTGGCGGGCGAGAAGCCCGGCAACGTCTCGCGCTCGGAGGTCACGGGAGAGAAGTCGAAGGTCGTCTTCGTCTTCCCGGGCCAGGGCTCGCAGTGGGAGGGCATGGGCCGCAAGCTCCTCCAGCAGGAGCCCGTCTTCCGCGCCGCCCTCGAGGAGTGCGACGCCGCCATCCGTCAGGAGACCGGCTGGTCCCTGCTCGAGGAGCTCCAGGCCTCCGGCGAGCAGTCCAGGCTCGACCGCATCGACGTCATCCAGCCCGCCCTCTTCGCCATGAGCGTCGGCCTCGCCGCCCTCTGGAAGAGCTGGGGTGTTCAGCCGGACGCCGTCATCGGCCACAGCATGGGTGAGATCGCCGCCGCCTACGTCGCCGGTGCGCTCAGCCTCCAGGACGCAGCGAGCATCATCTGCCGCCGCAGCAACCTCATGCGCCGCCTCAGTGGCAGGGGCGCCATGGCCCTCGTCGAGCTCTCCCTGGAGCAGGCCCGCGAGGAGGTGAAGGGCCTCGAGCAGAAGCTCTCCGTCGCTGTCAGCAACGGGCCTCGTGCCACCGTGCTCTCCGGCGAGCCCCAGGCCCTCGAGGAAGTCATCCAGAAGCTCGAGAAGCGTGGCGTCTTCTGCCGTCGCATCAAGGTGGACGTCGCCTCCCACAGCCCGCAGATGGACGAGCTTCGCGGCGAGCTGCTCGGCGCCCTCTCCAGCGTGAAGGGCCTGGCGCCTCGCATCACCCTGCAGTCCACCGTGGTGGGCCGTCCAGTGGCGGAGGGCGAGCTCTCCGCCAACTACTGGGTGAGCAACCTGCGCGAGCCCGTCCTCTTCGCCCAGGGCGTGGACCAACTTCTAAAGTCGGGTCACGACGTCTACCTGGAGATGAGCCCTCACCCCATCCTCCTGCCCTCCGTCCAGGAGGCGCTCGCGGACGCGAAGAGCAAGGGCCTCGCGGTGGCCTTGCTGCGCCGCGAGCAGGATGACCGCCGTGTGCTGCTCGAGTCGGTGGCCGCGCTCCACACCCACGGCCTGTCCGTGGACTGGAAGCAGGTGAATGGCGCGCAGGGGCAGATCGTGCCGCTGCCGACCTACCAGTGGCAGCGCGAGCGCTACTGGGTGGACGCGAGCATGCAGGTGGCGCCGCTGGCGCGAGGACAGGCGCTGCGTGCGGGAGAGGTGCTGCACCCGCTGATGGGGCGGTCCTTCTCGTTGTCCATCATGCCGGGGACGCGCTGCTGGGAGCAGTCGCTGAGCGTGGAGGCGGTGCCGTACCTGTCGGACCACCGGGTGCAGGGCGAGGTGGTGGTGCCTGGCGCGGCGTACGTGGAGATGGGGCTGGCGGCGGCGGCGGCGGTGTTCGGCCAGAAACCCTACGTGCTGGAGGGAGCGAGCTTCGAGCGGATGCTCGCGCTGCCGGCGAGGAAGGCGCGCACGGTGCAGGTCTCGCTCACGGAGCAGCAGGGGGGCGAGGCGACCTTCCAGGTGAGCAGCCAGGCCGAGACGGGCTCGGGGTGGGTGCGCCATGCGACGGGCCGGCTGAAGCAACTGGGCGGCACGCGGGAGGCGGTGCGAGGCGAGGAGCCCCGGCGCATCCGCGAGCGGTGCCCGGTGAACATGCAGGGCTCGGCGTACTACCCGCTGGTGGAGAAGCAGCACATCCACTACGGCCCCGGCTTCCAGGGAGTGCAGGAGCTGTGGCAGGGCACGGACGAGGTGCTGGGCCGGGTGCGGCTGCCGGACGCGGCGGCGACGCAGCTCGCGGCGTACCAGCTGCACCCGGCGCTGTTGGACGCCTGCTTCCAGGTGCTGGGCGCGCTGCTCTTCGCGCCGGGAGGCAAGCCCGCCGAGGGAGGCGAGCCCTACGTCCCGGTGGGAGTGGAGTCGCTGCGGGTGCACCGGCGCCCGGAGCGGGAGGTATGGGCGCACGGCCGGCTGCGTCCGGTGGAGAAGGAGGCGAAGACGTACCTCTGGGACATCTCGCTGCTGGACGAGGCGGGCGGGGTGTTCGCCGAGGTGAAGGGCCTGCGGGTGCAGCGCCTGGAAGGCGAGGTGAGCACGCGGCAGGTGGGCGAGGAGTGGCTGTACACGCTGGAGTGGAAGCGGCACGAGGGCGCCCTGCCCGAGCAGGGGCCGGAGGGCGGCGAGGGAGCGTGGCTGCTGCTGCTCGACGAGGCGAAGACGGGCAACGCGTTGGCGGGGCTGCTGGAGGCGCGAGGCCAGCGCTGCGTGAAGGTGGTGGCCGCCGAGCGCTACGAGAAGCTGGAGCCGGGCCTGTTCCGGGTGGATGCGACGTCGCCCGAGGACTACCGCCGGGTGTTGAAGGAGGCCTTCGGCGAGGCGGGGTGCCGGGGCGTGGTGCACCTGGGGAGCCTGGACGTGGGCGGCCCGGAGGACGAGGAGCGCGCACGGCGGATGGGAAGCCAGAGCGCGCTGTACCTGGCGCAGGCGCTGGTGCGGCACGGCTGGAGTGACACGCCGAGGCTGTGGCTGGTGACGCGAGGCGCGCACGCGGTGAAGCAGGGCGAGGACGTGGCCGTGGCGCAGGCGCCGCTGTGGGGCTTCGGCCGGGCGCTGGCGCTCGAGCACCCCGAGCTGCGCACCACGCTGGTGGACGTGGGGAGCGGCGACGCGCAGGCCCGGGCGCGCGCGCTGTTCGGCGAGCTGGGCGCTCCCGACGGCGAGACACAGGTGGCGTGGCGCGAGGAGGGCCGGTACGTGGCGCGACTGGTGCGCGGCACGTACGAGGCGCTGGGTGGCGAGCCGGTGGAGCTGAAGGCCGACGCCACCTACCTGCTCACGGGTGGCCTCGGAGGACTGGGCCTCACGGTGGCGAAGTGGATGGTGGGGAAGGGCGCACGCAACCTCGTGCTCATGGGACGCGGCGAGCCCACGGAGGCGGCGCGCCAGGTGCTCCAGGAGTTGGAGACGGCGGGGGCCCACGTGCGGGTGGAGCGCGCGGACGTGTCGCGGCGCGAGCAGGTGGAGGCGGTGCTGAAGCGGGTGGAGAAGGAGCTGCCTCCGCTCAAGGGCGTGCTGCACGCGGCGGTGGTGCTGGAGGACCGCACGGTGCTGGAGCTGGACGGCGAGCGCTTCGACAAGCCGATGGGCGCGAAGGTGCGGGGCGCGTGGAACCTGCACACGCTCACGGCGGACAAGGCGCTGGACTTCTTCGTCCTCTACTCGTCGGGCGCGTCGCTGTTGGGCTCGCCGGGGCAGACGAACTACGCGGCGGCCAACGCCTTCATGGACGCACTGGCGCACCACCGGCGGAGCCAGGGCCTCACGGGCCTGAGCATCAACTGGGGCGCGTTCTCCGACGTGGGCCAGGCGGCGGCGCAGGCCAACCGCGGCGAGCGCCTGCTGCACCGGGGCGTGGGGAGCATCAAGCCGGCGCAGGGCACGGCGGTGCTGGAGCGGCTGCTGTCCGGCCGGGCGGCGCAGGTGGCGGTGATGCACCTGGAGGCGCGGCGGTGGCTGGAGTCCTACCCGGGAGCCAGCTCGCCGCTGTGGGCGGAGCTGCTCGCCGAGCCGGGCCAGGGCCAGGGCGAGGAGGCCGGGACGACGAACATCCGCGAGGAGCTGCGCCAGGCGGGGCCCGAGCAGCGCAAGACGTTGCTGGAGGAGTACCTGAGGAAGCAGATGGCGCGGGTGCTGCGGCTGGAGCCCTCGCGGGTGGAGCGGCACGAGGCCTTCACCAACATGGGCCTGGACTCGCTGATGAGCCTGGAGCTGCGCAACCGGCTCGAGGCCAGCCTGGGGCTGAAGCTGTCGGCGACGCTGCTCTTCACCTATCCGGACCTGGCCTCGCTGACCGAGTACCTGCTCGGCCAGCCGGCGCTCACGGGTGAGGCGGCCGGAGGCACGGAGCCGGCGGAGTCGAAGGGCGCGACGGGGAGCGAGCGGTCGTGGTTCGGCTTCACCCGGAAGTGGCCGAAGGAGCACCTCCGCCTGTTCTGCATCCCGGGAGTCGGGGCGAGCGCGTCGTTCTTCCGGGCATGGGCGCCGCTCATGCCGGAGGGGATGGGGCTCTACCCCATCGAGCTGCCGGCACACGGCTCGCGCATCGCGGAGCCGCACCTGGAGCGGATGGAGGTGCTGATTCCCGCGTTGGCGAAGGCGCTCCAACCGCACCTGGGCGAGCGGTTCGCGCTGTTCGGGCACAGCATGGGCTCGCTGTACGCCTTCGAGCTGACGCGCTACCTGCGCGAGCAGGGGTTGGCGCCCGAGCACCTGTTCGTCTCATCCTTCCGGGCGCCGCACCAGCCGATGCCGTCGTCCATCGCGCTGAGGCTCTCGGACAAGGAGTTCCTGGAGATGTCGCGTCAGCGCGGCTTCATCACGGAGGAGTTCGGACGGGAGCACGACACGGAGCTGATGCGGACGTACCTGCCCACGCTGCGCAAGGACTTCGCGCTGTTGGAGTCCTACAGCTACGAGGAGCAGGAGCCGCTGGACATGCCGCTCACGGTCTTCGCGAGCACGCAGGACCGGATCATCCCCTCCACGCAGCTGGACGCGTGGGGGCAGCACACGCGAGGACGCCTGTCGACCTACCTCTTCGAGGGGGACCACTTCTTCGTGCGCGAGGCGGGGGAGAAGCTGCTGCCCCTCATCTCGGAGAAGCTGTCGCCGGGCTGA